AAACACCTTTTACTTCTTCTTTCTTAAAACGGTTGTCTATTGGAGAGTTGTCCTCAAACCACTGTGCGTTCTCACTGATAATTCTGGTGCGCTCTGATGCCTCAATACTTTTAAAATTAACAAGTGACTCCCAAGTGGCTTTCAGTCCCATAGGGTCAGTATACGTCTCAATAAAACCATTAATAAAATCAACACGTGAAGTTGTATCAGTTACCCATTTAACTGAATATTCATCAAAAGTTTGAAGATTACCTGTTTTATAATATTCGATAAGAGTTTTGATTACATCTTTTTGATGGTCATTTTCTGCAACCTCAGATGCTTTTTCTAACCATCCAATTATACGCTCAATTGCCTTATCATACATTCCACCAAGCTTCCAAACTTTTTCGGTAACTACACCGTTTTCTTTGACTACTTTACTATTAAGACCGTATGATACTGGTGTGTTGTCATTCGGATCCTTCATGGCGTTATAGAAATCTTCAACCTCTTTCTGAGTTACACCTTCATAGAAGTTTACGGCAGAAGTCTGAATAATATCCTTTCCCGGTGTCTGATTCATTCTTTTTGGCATAACTGCCGGATCAAACATAACAGGAAGTATTTCATTTAAAGTTTCATCTGCAGCCATACCATCACGGAAAGGCATTCTTCCCGGATCAACGCTTTTTACAAGAGAAACAAAATACTCCTGTGAGAATTGTGGTATGATTTTATCTTCAGAATAGTGATGGTGGATACCGTTTGCCATCCAAATCTGTTTAAGATAAGTCTCAAATTGTTTCCAGTCATCGGAAGATTTGTTACCCATGTAATTCTCATACACACCTTCACATACTCTGCGTATAGTTAGATTATAACGATTATTCTGATCCCATAAGATATCACGTCCTTCAAGAGCAGCTTGTGATAGGTAATAAATCAATTCCTTCTGTTTTAGTGAAAGACTGTTGAATCCTGGAACAGGATATCTTAATATTTCAATATCTGCAAACCGGTCGACCTTATATTCAAATGTTGAGTCGATACCATCGTCGGCTGCCGGTTTTGAGCCTGCTTCTTTTTTGCCGTTGCAGGCTGCAAGCAGTAACAGTGTTGTTAGCATAAAAACTACTTTTTTCATACAATTATTTCTCTTTATTAAGTTCTTTAACACGAATTTCTGCATTTCTGGATTTATCTCCCAGATAACCCCCATGGTGCCTTTTTGCATATTCGCTAATACTGAAATTAATTCTCTTCATTGTACCTACAACAAGTATATCTCCCATTACAGTCATTACTGTTGTAGATGTAGTAGGGGTAAGATCCAATGGACAAACTTCAGCAGGATTTCCGGTAAGCAGAAATACATCTGCTTTTTTTGCCAGTACACTTGAATTATTTCCGGTAATTACAATAATTGGTACTTGCTCGTATAATCCTCTGGCAAGTTCAACCAACTCAATAATCTCACGTGTTTCACCGGAATTTGTAATTAAAAGCAGAAGATCATTCTCCTGCAGTACTCCAAGATCACCATGCTGAGCCTCACTGGGATGCAGGAAAATTGATGGTGTACCCGTAGAACAGAAGGTTGTTGATATGTTTTGTCCTATCTGTCCTGCTTTACCCATACCGCTAATAACAAGCTTTCCTCGTTTTTCATGTACGTACTCTACAATTAAATCGATTGCTTTCTCGTATTGGTCAGTAATAGGAATATTAAGAATTGCGTTTGTTTCCTTCTTTAGGATTGTTTGTATTTCTTCGTACGTCATTTTACGAACTTCAATTGGTTTTATATTTATATGAAACCTGAGCCAACTCTTCGTTAGCTTTCTTGATCTTATTTTTAAGTGAAATTTTATATTCTACCAATTTATTTTGCAATGCCTCATCTCCTGTGGCAATCATCTGCAAAGCAAGTATAGCAGCATTAAGGGATCCGTTTATACCAACGGTTGCAACAGGTATTCCAGGTGGCATCTGCACAATTGAAAGCAGTGCATCAATCCCTTCCAGTGATGCTTTAATTGGAACACCGATAACCGGTATTGATGTCATTGAAGCAATTACTCCGGGCAAATGTGCAGCCATACCTGCTGCAGCAATAATCACCTTGATACCATTTTCTGCAGCACCCTTTGCAAATATTTCAACCTCTTCAGGAGTTCTGTGAGCTGAAAGTGCATTTATCTCGAATGGCACCTCCATCTCATCAAGAAACTTGGCTGCTTTTTCCATTACAGGAAGATCAGAAGTGCTTCCCATAATGATACTTACTATAGGCTTCATATAATCTTACTTTCCGATAAAACTTTTGTAGTCAGCAGCAGACATTAAGCCATCTAACTCTTCTGGTTTCTCAATTGTAACTTTTATTATCCATCCTTTTTCATATGGATCTTGATTAACCATCTCAGGAGCGTCATCCAGTTCAGGGTTTATTTCCAGAACCTCACCACTAACAGGCATCAACAGGTCAGATACAGTTTTAACGGCCTCTACACTTCCAAACACTTCTCCCTGTTCGAGAGTTTCACCTTCTGTAGATACATCAATGAACACAATATCACCCAGCTCTTCCTGAGCAAAATCGGTAATACCTATAAAAGCTTCGTTGCCTTCCACTCTCACCCATTCATGATCGGAAGAGTACTTTAAGTTTTCAGGAAAATTCATAGTAGTCTATTTTTTTTATTTTATAAATAATAATTGTAAATGTACAATATAATAATTTAATTACAAAAGCTTGCTTATGTGCCGATCCAAACAAACGTAAAAGACACAATAAAACCAAGTAGAAACCCGGCTATAACTTGCGAAAGTGTGTGTCGTTTTAAGATAAGTCTGGATGTACCTATTAATCCTGCAAGAATAAACAAACCCATAAACATAATATAGGGGTTGGAGCGTTCTACGAAATAACAAACAGCCATTGCACCACCAGTCAGACCTCCAATGCCAAACATATGTGCACTTATTTTCCATATAAATGTAATAAGTATGGCAATTATCATAATGGCAACAGATGAAGCCATAATCATCATAAACCAGGTAGGCATATTCATTCTGTAATAATATATAATCATTACAGTGTATGAGATAAGTGTGATTAAATATGGATAAATACGCTCCTTTCGAACTTTAAGTGACAGATCCGAAATTATACCCAGTTTATATAATATAGTTATAAGTACTGCCGGAATAATAAATGAAAAGAACAGTACGGGAGTAATTATTTGCCAGAATTTATGAGAATAAATTGCACCAAAATAGGTGTAAGCGAACAGTAGTAAAATGCTGTACGCCGGCATCAATAATGGCTGGAAAACTGTGGAGATTACATGTGCTATCGATTTCATCGGACAAAGTTAAAGTTTTTTTCTCAAACGTGCCACGGGAATATTTAATTGTTCTCTGTATTTTGCAACAGTTCTACGGGCAATAACATAACCTTTGCTATTAAGTATTTTTGTAAGCTGTTCATCTGTAAGAGGTTTTGCAGAATTTTCATTTTCTATACTCTCCATTAATATAGATTTTACTTCTCTCGATGAAATATCTTCGCCATCTACGGTTTGCATTGCTTCAGAGAAAAAATATTTCAGTGGATAAATATTAGTATTTGTCTGTACATATTTGCTGTTACTGACTCTTGAAATAGTAGAAATATCAAATCCGGTTTTTTCAGCCACATCTTTTAGAATCATTGGTTTTAGCATAGTTTCATCTTCAGTGAGAAAGAAATCATACTGAATGCTTACTATTGCTTCCATTGTACGTTGCAGAGTGTTTTGCCTTTGTCTTACTGCATCAATGAACCATTTTGCAGAATCCACCTTCTGCTTCATGAAAAGTATTGCCTGTTTATCATCTGATGACATACTGGTTTTGTTGTCAGTATATCCCTTTAGCATTTCTGAAAAATTACGATTAACTCTTAGGTTAGGTATATTGCTGTTATTCAGTTGAATTGTCACTTCACCGTTATACGAATCGACTATAAAGTCGGGAGTAATATTATTCATTGCAGTCTGCATTGTCCCTCCAAGAGTATTTCCCGGTTTTGGATTAAGAGAAATAATTACTTCAATTGCATCTTTTAATTTTTCCTGAGTGATGTTTAGCAGACGTATTATTTTATCGTAATGTTTTTTGGAAAATTCCTCGAAATAATCCGTAATTATAGTGGTTGCAATTTCAACCTCTTCAGATTGTTTTTCTCGACCGAGTTGTATCAGCAGGCATTCCTGAAGATCACGTGCACCTATACCTGCCGGGTCAAGATCCTGAATTTCGTATAATATATCCTCAAGTTGCAGAGGAGTTACATCCAGCTGTTGCTGAAAAAGCAGGTCGTTGGAAATAGATTGCAAATCTCTTTGCAGATAACCGTTTTCATCAATATTGCCTATAATATACTCAGCTATTGTCTGTTTTTCTGAGTCCAAATCCATTAGTCCGATTTGTTCAAACAGATAATCATGCAATGATTTATCATCATAATAGCTGATCTCGAAAAAGTCAGTATCACTCTTTCTCTCTGATTTGTTAAGTCTGTAATCGGGAATATCATCATCTGAAAAATAATCACCCAGAATCATTTCATCCTGGGTCAAATTATCTGCTTCGGATATTTCATCATCAATAACTGAACTTTCAGACAGGTCATTATCAGTTGTTTCAAGTGCCGGATTTTCTTCAATTTCCTGTTTTATCCGATCCTCTACTTCAACATTATTAAGTTCAATCAGCTTAATCACCTGCATCTGAAGAGGTGATAGCCGTTGTATCTGTTTAAGTTCTTGTTGCTGCCTTAAAGCCATATACGAGAATATAATTTCTATGGCAAAGATAATTATTTCTGAACTTACTCACAAAATGAGTCGTCATATCCTGCCTTACAGGTTAATGGTGCCAATGCATATGAATCATATTCATCATATGCAGGTCCGGGTATTCCACTAATAACCACAATCCGGTCCAATCTCACTTTTTCTCCATTTTCGAAAATAAGGAAATCTCCTTCTTCCCTGTTATTCTCGATTTTAATAATCCTGCCGTTGGACTCCCCCAGTTCAGGCTCATCCGAAAAAGTAAAATAAATCACTCTTGTTTCATCTTTTTTCATCTGCTCCTCAATAATTTCGAAGTATTCCGGATCTATTGGCAAGTATCTTGGTCTCATTATTTTCATCAGTTTTGTTTAAGTATAAAACAATTTCCCACTTATTAGGTTCACCTATTTATTGTTCTGTTGAATGTTGGAATTTGAAACTTTTTATTACCTTTGAAACGTCAACAATGTTTAAAAAAAGATCGCAATGATATTCAAGTTTCTAATTCTGTCGGATGAAGTTGACAACTTCAAAAGGGAAATTAAAATAGATGCTGATGCAACATTCCTGGATTTATATAAATCCATATTGGATTGCACCGGTTATAGTGATAAAGAGATGGCTTCATTTTTTCTCACTGATAATAAATGGCGAAAGAAGCAGGAAATTACTCTGGTTGAAATGGATACCGATTCAGATGAAGATTCATTTACAATGGATGAGTGTGTATTAAGTGATTTTCTTGAGGATGAAAAACAAAAACTTATGTTCGTGTTTGAATATCTGACCGAACGTGCTTTATATATTGAGTTATCAGAAATAATACCCGGGAAAAATCTAAAAAAAGCTATCTGCACTGTTTCTGAAGGTGAACCACCTGTTCAGATTACTGAAATACAGGATGTAAAGCATGAAGGAGTAACTTTTGATTTGGGCGAATCATTTTATGGTGATGAAAACTTTGATCTGGATGAATTAGATAAGGAAGGTTTTGATGGTTTGGACGAGATCGACATTTCATCAAATACTGATTCAGCTGATATTTATTAAATTAAGTTTATATTATTACCTAATCTATTAATATTAAACTCTTTAAATCCAAAAATTATAATGAATATCCTCCTCGTATTGCTTGGTCCTACAGGTGTTGGTAAGACCGAGTGGAGTCTAAACGTGGCGGAGAAATTAAACAGTCCGATATTATCAGCCGATTCAAGGCAGATCTATAAGGGTATGAGTATCTGTACAGCCGCACCTACTCAAGCACAGATGCAGCGCGTACCACATTATTTCGTTGAAATATTATCTCCCGAAGATTATTATAGTGCAAGTATATATGAGCAGGAGGCATTAGCAATGCTCCGGAAGCTCTTCAAAGATCATAGAGTTATTGTTATGACTGGAGGTTCTATGATGTATATAGATGCTGTTTGTAATGGTATTGATGATATACCTACTATTGATAGTTCATTACGAAAAGATATTCAGGAGTTATATAAAAAAGAGGGCCTCGATCCTATTCGCCAGCAACTGAAAATTCTGGATCCACAGTTTTATTCCGAAGTAGATTTGAAAAATCCAAAACGAGTAATTCATGCTCTTGAAGTTTGTTTGATGGCAGGAAAACCCTATTCCTCATTACGTACTAATTCAAAAAAGGAACGCCCTTTTGATATTGTAAAGGTTGGTTTTAATATGGATAGAGAACAATTATATGATAGAATAAACAGGCGCGTTGAAAATATGGTTGAAGAAGGTCTTATTGAAGAAGCGCGCAGTTTTTATCCTATCAGGCATCTTAATTCATTAAATACAGTGGGGTATAAAGAGCTTTTCGAATATTTTGATGGAAGGTGTACACTTGATTTTGCAATTGATAAGATTAAACAACACTCACGAAATTATGCAAGAAAGCAGATAACCTGGTTTAAAAAAGATAAAGATATAAATTGGATAAATCTGTCAAACTCAGAAGATATGGTTGTAGAAAGAATACTGAACTTGCTGCCACAGTGAAATACATATGTATTTTTTTTCTTATAACTATTGGAACATTCGGAAAATTGTACTACTTTTGCAACACTTTTTAGAAAAGCAAATAATTCTTCCTTAGCTCAGTTGGTTAGAGCATCTGACTGTTAATCAGAGGGTCCTTGGTTCAAGTCCAAGAGGAAGAGCAAAAAAAGATTTAAGATTAAAAAGTGAAATATTCTTCCTTAGCTCAGTTGGTTAGAGCATCTGACTGTTAATCAGAGGGTCCTTGGTTCAAGTCCAAGAGGAAGAGCAAAAGAACGAGTCAAAAGGCTCGTTTTTTTTGTTTTATATTATTAATTACAACAAAATCGGCTATTTTGCCGTTAAAACGGTTGACAAACTATTTCCTAATTAAATTCACAATTCAAGATGAAGAGAGTGTTAATTACTTACCGCCTGAAACCTGAAGGGCTTACTGTTTTAAATGATAAATATGAGCTCACCCTTCCCAAAGATAGATCTTTTTTTTCAAGAGAAGAGGTTCTTGAATTAATACCGGAATATGATGTATTAGTACCAAATTTTAGTTTTTTTACAGATAAGGAAATAATGGACAGAGGTGTAAATCTTGAATTAATCTCTAATTTTGGAGTCGGGTTCAATAATATTGATGTAGATTATGCAACAAGAAAGGGAATAGTGGTAACAAATATTCCAAAAACCACAAGAGAGCCAACTGCTGAGTTTGCTTTTGCTCTTCTTCTTGGAGCAGCCAGAAGGATAGGGTATTATGACCGAAAGATTCGTACTCCACAAGGTGTAAGCTGGGGTACTTATACAGATGCTGGTCTTCCTGTTTTTGGAAAAACTCTTGGAATAATAGGGATGGGTAGAATTGGTCAGTCTCTGGCACGACGAGCAGTTGCTTCAGGTATGAATATAATATATAATAACAGAAACAGGCTGGCTGAGGATATAGAGAAGCAATATTCTGCCCGTTTTGTTTCAAAGGACGAATTGTTGAAAACTGCCGATTTTATATCACTCAATGCCCCTTCAACTCCTGAGACATATCATATGATTGGAGAGAAAGAGTTTAATATGATGAAACAAACAGCAGTTTTTATCAATACAGCACGTGGTGATATGGTTGATGAAAAGGCAATGTTAAAAGCATTAAAAGAGAACAGAATATGGGCTGCTGCTCTTGATGTTTTTGAGAATGAACCCCATATTCTTCCCGAGTTGTTAGAGCTTGATAATGTGCTGCTGGCACCTCATGCAGGAACTAAAACTTTAGAGGACAGAATTGCCATGTCGGTAGAGATGGCACAGAATATTGTAGGTTTCTATGAAGGTACATATCCTATTTCACGTGTAAATTAAAATCATATTAAATTATCCAATCTGTTTATATATATGTAATAAATAATATTGTATATATGTCCGCACTAGAAATTAAAAATAAACTTATTGCATTAGGAAGTCCCGAAAGAGCAAATCATTCTGCTTATTTCTTTAAAACTGCCGAAGGAGAGTATGGATATGGTGATAAATTTATAGGATGCACTGTGCCTGAAACTCGAAGTGTAGCAAATAAATATCCCGACTTACCTTTATCTGAAAATAAAAAGTTGCTTGAAGATGAATTACATGAGTGCAGATTATGTGCTTTGGTAATTCTAACACATCAATTTAAAAAGGCCAATGAAATAGTTAAATATGAGATACTTAACTACTACTTAGCAAATACAATTCATATAAATAACTGGGATCTGGTTGATGTTTCGTCATATAAGATAGTGGGCGAATGGCTCAAAAACAGAGAAGATAGGTCTCTATTATATCAACTTGCAGAAAGCGAACTGCTCTGGGATCAACGTATAGCAGTAATTTCAACATTAACATTTATACGAAATAACGATTTTAATGATACATTAGAATTATCAGAGATGTTTCTCACACACCAACATGATCTTATGCATAAAGCTTGTGGATGGATGTTGCGAGAAGTCGGGAAAAGAGATGAGGCTGTATTGTTACACTTTCTTAATAAACATGCAGCTATTATGCCACGTACAATGCTCAGATACTCGATTGAGAAATTTCCTGATGAGTTGAGAAAATATTATTTAAGCTACAGACAGATAGGAAAACAGGTAGAGGGGACAAGAATACAAAATGAACAAGTTTTCAGAACAAAATAATATACTAAACACTTTAAATAGCTATAAACTGGAAAATGGCTTGCGAATAATTCACAGACAGTTTCCATCGGAGATATCTTATTGTGGACTGGTTATAAATACAGGAACTCGTGACGAGTATCCATCAGAATATGGTATGGCTCATTTTGTGGAACATATGTTGTTTAAAGGTACAAAAAACCGCAGAGCACATCATATAATGAATAGGATGGAGAATGTAGGAGGTGACCTGAATGCATATACTACAAAGGAAGAGACCTTTATATATGCTACTTTCCTGCAGGAACATTTTCCACGTGCAATGGAGCTGCTAAGTGATATAATTTTCAATTCTGAGTTTTCCGAAAACCAGATAAGTAAAGAGCGTGAGGTTATACTGGATGAGATTAACTCATATGATGATTCTCCTGCCGAATTGATATTTGATGACTTTGAAAATCTTATGTTTGAAGGTCATGAAATTGGTCACTATATATTAGGTTATCAAGAAACTCTTAACAGTTTCAAATCAGACAATATCCTCAATTTTGTGAACCGTCAGTATAAGATGGAGAATATGGTTCTTTTTTCTTTTGGAAAAACTCCTTTTGAAAAGGTAATTAAGCAGGCTGAAAAACACTTTGCATTTAAAAAGAATGTTTTTGGTGCTTTGAATACTGAAGTAAAAAAACGACTGTCTCCCGGTTATTTAAAACCAATTTCAAGGGTAATTCAAAAGAATACTACACAGTCGCACGTTGTTTTGGGCTGGAAAACAATGAACATGTATAATCCTGATAAGTATGTACTCTATCTGCTTAACAGCGTTCTTGGAGGAGGGAGCATGAATAGCCGGCTAAACAGCTCCTTAAGGGAAAAACATGGACTGGTTTACAATGTTGAATCAAATCATACATTATATACCGACACAGGCTTTTTGTCTATATATTATGCATGTGATCCTAAAAACAGGGAAAAGTGCCGAAAGTTAATTAATAAAGAGATAAAGAGATTAATGACCAAAGAACTTACACCTATGCAACTAACCGTGGCTAAACGTCAGCTGATGGGACAGATGGGAATATCAGCTGAGAATAATGAAAGCAACTCACTTGTTATGGCTAAGAGTTTTCTGCATTTCAACCAATCGTCTTCTCTGGATATTATTTTCTCAAAAATAAACAATGTAACATCAGCACAGATTTTAGAAATGGCTAATGAAATTTTCAATACCGGAGAATTCGAACTTGTCTATATTTAATGGTCTGTTTTACAGTAAACTGTTAAAATAGCATCAACTTATACATTTTCTCTATATACTTTTTGTTGAGTCTAAATCTCTCTATTAATGAACAAATAACCTACAGGAGGTGTTTTATAACAGTATTTGAAGATATATCTTCGAACAAACAAACTTAACTAATAATTTTAATTATGAAAAAAATCAAATTAATGCTGGTACTAGCATTGTTTGCAATGGTAACAGCTGTAAGTGCTCAGGTGAGTTTAGGTGTTAAAGGTGGAATTAATATGTCCAACTTATATGGAGATGAACTGGATAATGAAAATGTGAAAATTGGGTTTAATGTTGGCTTATTAGCTGACATCGACTTCTCTTTCAATTCGGCAATTCAAACTGGTTTGTTTTTTACTACAAAAGGGTATAAGTATGATTCAGGAAATTTAGACTATACAGAAAACCTTATGTATATACAGCTGCCTGTTCATTATGCATATAAAATTGATGTTACTCCCGGAACAAGAGTTGTGTTTCATGCAGGACCTTATGCTGCATATGGAGTTGGTGGAAGTAGAAAACTGGATGCAGGAGAATTAGGTTCATTGGAAGTAGATAAAATATTTGGTGATGGAATGTCACAATACAAACCTTTTGATGCAGGACTTGGCCTTGGTGTTGGAGCTGAATTCGGACCAATTCTAGTAGACTTAGGATGGGATATGGGATTGGTAAATATTTCGAATACCAGTAATGGAAACGTGAAAAATCAAAACGCCTACCTATCTGTTGGATACAAATTCTAATTTATAAGATATTTTAGAGAGCCTGCATAAATAATTATGCAGGTTTTTTTGTGCTTGTAAGTTTACTTATAATGTAAACTTGACTTTTATTTAGTTCTTTACTGACTCTTATCTGCTTCTTATATTCCTTATATAAGTTAGGTTTATGTAAGAGTAAAACAAGAATGTTGAGAAGTCTTTTTATGGTAAATACCTTATTAATATTTAATTGTTATATTTGCAACAATTAATATAGTAGTTTAATATAGATTCTAAACTCTACTTTGTATGAAAAATATATCTATTACCTTATTCTTTTCAATTATAACAACAGTTTTATTTTCTCAAAACAGCTGGATCCGTGTTAATCAGATTGGATATCTCGAAAACGACATTAAAGTTGCAGTCTTCATCAGCAAATCAGATGTCACCCAAAAATCATTTGAACTTGTTGATTACAGCACAAATGAGATTGTATACAAAGGAACAAAAGTTAGAAATACTGGTAAAACCTGGGGTTTCGATTCTTCGGCCAGACTCGATTTTACGGAATTTACTAAACCGGGTAAGTATTTTGTCAGAATTAATAATATCCAATCTGTTCCATTCCGAATTGGTGATGATATATATGCTGATGCATCAGAGATTCCTCTGAAATATATGCGTCAGCAAAGATGTGGTTACAATCCATTTTTAAAAGACTCCTGTCATGTTCATGATGGTATTACAGTTGGTGACCCTAAAGGTGAAAGGAATGGTTTATATTACAATACCATAGGTGGATGGCATGATGCATCAGATTACCTGCAATATGTAGCAACAACAGCTAATGCTGTTTACCAGATGCTTTTTGCCTACTCCAAATATCCTGACACATTTGGTGACTATCACGATGCAAATGGTGATGAGGGGGCCAATGGAATTCCAGATATTCTGGATGAGGCAAAGTGGGGATTAGACTGGCTGGTGAAGATGAATCCAGATTCTGATACTTACTTCAATCAGCTTGCTGACGACAGGGATCATATTGGTTTTACAATACCAAGTGAGCAGATGGCCGATTATGGTTGGGGTCCCGGAAAGGAGAGAGCTATCTACTTTGTTAGTCCTGAGCCACAGGGATTGTTTAATTATAAAAACAGGAGTACAGGTATGGCTTCAACATTAGGGAAGTACTCCTCCTCATTTTCTTTAGGTGCAGAGATTCTGGCTGAATATTATCCGGAATTCTCAGAACTGCTGAAACAGAAATCCCTTGATGCGTATAACAATGGTGCTGCTAATCCTGGGGTAAGTCAGACTGCTCCCGGTGGTGCTCCCTATTTTTATGAAGAGGACAACTGGGTTGATGATATGGAGCTTGCTGCATCAGAACTTTTCAAAGCTACGGGAGAAAATAAATATCTTACCGATGCAATAAATTATGGTCGCAAGGAACCTGTAACACCATGGA
This window of the Lascolabacillus massiliensis genome carries:
- a CDS encoding M16 family metallopeptidase — encoded protein: MNKFSEQNNILNTLNSYKLENGLRIIHRQFPSEISYCGLVINTGTRDEYPSEYGMAHFVEHMLFKGTKNRRAHHIMNRMENVGGDLNAYTTKEETFIYATFLQEHFPRAMELLSDIIFNSEFSENQISKEREVILDEINSYDDSPAELIFDDFENLMFEGHEIGHYILGYQETLNSFKSDNILNFVNRQYKMENMVLFSFGKTPFEKVIKQAEKHFAFKKNVFGALNTEVKKRLSPGYLKPISRVIQKNTTQSHVVLGWKTMNMYNPDKYVLYLLNSVLGGGSMNSRLNSSLREKHGLVYNVESNHTLYTDTGFLSIYYACDPKNREKCRKLINKEIKRLMTKELTPMQLTVAKRQLMGQMGISAENNESNSLVMAKSFLHFNQSSSLDIIFSKINNVTSAQILEMANEIFNTGEFELVYI
- a CDS encoding glycoside hydrolase family 9 protein → MKNISITLFFSIITTVLFSQNSWIRVNQIGYLENDIKVAVFISKSDVTQKSFELVDYSTNEIVYKGTKVRNTGKTWGFDSSARLDFTEFTKPGKYFVRINNIQSVPFRIGDDIYADASEIPLKYMRQQRCGYNPFLKDSCHVHDGITVGDPKGERNGLYYNTIGGWHDASDYLQYVATTANAVYQMLFAYSKYPDTFGDYHDANGDEGANGIPDILDEAKWGLDWLVKMNPDSDTYFNQLADDRDHIGFTIPSEQMADYGWGPGKERAIYFVSPEPQGLFNYKNRSTGMASTLGKYSSSFSLGAEILAEYYPEFSELLKQKSLDAYNNGAANPGVSQTAPGGAPYFYEEDNWVDDMELAASELFKATGENKYLTDAINYGRKEPVTPWMGADSARHYQWYPFINMGHYQIAAQDTDKKASSEFIRNMKSGIQRVMDRAEGNAFMNGIPFIWCSNNLTLAFITQCRLYNELTGDDTYLEIETAMRDWLLGCNPWGTSMIVGYPENGDYPVDTHSAFTKLKGYPITGGIVDGPIYSSIFGSLKGIYLANDDQYAEFQSDHVVYHDDFADYSTNEPTMDGTACMTYYFGYLASHAKKKD
- a CDS encoding porin family protein — encoded protein: MKKIKLMLVLALFAMVTAVSAQVSLGVKGGINMSNLYGDELDNENVKIGFNVGLLADIDFSFNSAIQTGLFFTTKGYKYDSGNLDYTENLMYIQLPVHYAYKIDVTPGTRVVFHAGPYAAYGVGGSRKLDAGELGSLEVDKIFGDGMSQYKPFDAGLGLGVGAEFGPILVDLGWDMGLVNISNTSNGNVKNQNAYLSVGYKF